From Rhodothermales bacterium, a single genomic window includes:
- the egtD gene encoding L-histidine N(alpha)-methyltransferase gives MPDSHSDASTSATPVLPTRSTFLNDVLEGLGRDQKTLSAKYFYDETGSQLFEAICEQEEYYPTRTEMGIMQRYIDEMVALIGPGALLVEYGSGSSLKTRILLDHLIEPAGYVPIDISHDFLQQTARELSTRYPHIRIAPVSADYTRPFQLPVFEPAPRRRIVYFPGSTIGNFEPAAAVAFLKRVARVCGPGGALLIGVDLKKPVEVLEAAYDDAGGVTAAFNKNVLERINRELDADFDIDRFAHRALYNRAKGRIEMHLVSQEAQTVTISGHRIDFERCETIHTENSYKYAPDEFARLAATAGFVQQHVWTDDAPYFSVQYLTVGGTARA, from the coding sequence ATGCCCGATTCCCATAGCGACGCATCGACGTCTGCCACGCCCGTACTTCCTACCCGATCCACCTTTCTGAACGATGTGCTCGAAGGGCTCGGACGGGACCAGAAAACCCTGTCGGCCAAATACTTTTACGATGAAACCGGTTCGCAGCTGTTCGAGGCCATTTGCGAACAGGAGGAATATTATCCGACACGTACGGAGATGGGCATCATGCAGCGGTATATCGACGAGATGGTCGCCCTGATCGGCCCCGGCGCGCTCCTGGTCGAATACGGCAGCGGCAGCAGCCTTAAAACGCGCATCCTGCTCGATCATCTTATAGAACCTGCCGGTTATGTACCGATCGACATCTCGCACGATTTTCTGCAGCAGACGGCCCGCGAGCTGTCCACCCGGTATCCCCACATTCGGATCGCACCGGTGAGTGCGGACTATACCCGCCCCTTCCAGCTGCCCGTCTTCGAGCCGGCGCCGCGCCGGCGCATCGTGTATTTCCCGGGATCGACGATCGGGAATTTCGAGCCGGCCGCCGCCGTCGCGTTCCTGAAACGGGTGGCGCGTGTGTGCGGGCCGGGCGGGGCGCTGCTGATCGGCGTCGACCTCAAGAAGCCGGTCGAGGTGCTCGAAGCGGCGTACGACGACGCCGGCGGCGTCACGGCGGCGTTCAACAAGAACGTCCTCGAGCGCATCAACCGCGAGCTGGATGCCGATTTCGACATCGACCGGTTTGCGCATCGGGCCCTCTACAACAGGGCCAAAGGACGCATCGAGATGCATCTGGTCAGCCAGGAAGCCCAGACCGTAACGATTTCGGGCCATCGGATTGATTTCGAACGCTGCGAGACGATCCATACAGAGAACTCCTACAAGTACGCGCCCGACGAATTTGCCCGCCTCGCGGCGACGGCCGGGTTTGTTCAGCAGCATGTGTGGACCGACGACGCTCCTTATTTTAGTGTTCAGTATCTCACCGTCGGTGGAACGGCTCGGGCGTGA
- a CDS encoding inorganic diphosphatase, which yields MYRTAHAWHEVPIGEEAPEMFQAVVEIPKGSKIKYELDKQTGLIRVDRVLYSSVIYPANYGFIPQTLGEDDDPLDVLVLMQEQVAPLSILRARPIGLMEMVDQGQNDEKIICIHVDDPAFNGFYHIWEIPDHTLRELKRFFQDYKKLEEKEVRVENFLGPDKARAVVNRSIVRYNEMYRKKKEEAEAADA from the coding sequence ATGTATCGCACAGCGCACGCCTGGCACGAAGTGCCCATAGGTGAAGAAGCCCCGGAAATGTTTCAGGCGGTGGTGGAGATCCCGAAAGGGAGCAAGATCAAATACGAACTCGACAAACAGACCGGCCTCATCCGGGTCGATCGTGTGCTCTACTCCTCCGTCATCTACCCGGCGAACTACGGATTCATCCCTCAGACGCTGGGTGAGGACGACGACCCGTTGGACGTGCTCGTGCTCATGCAGGAGCAGGTCGCTCCCCTGAGCATCCTTCGCGCCCGCCCGATCGGGTTGATGGAGATGGTGGACCAGGGGCAGAACGACGAAAAAATCATCTGCATCCACGTGGACGATCCGGCCTTCAACGGTTTCTACCACATCTGGGAAATCCCGGACCACACCCTGCGCGAACTCAAGCGCTTCTTTCAGGACTACAAGAAACTGGAAGAAAAGGAAGTGCGCGTAGAGAACTTCCTCGGACCGGACAAGGCACGCGCCGTCGTCAATCGCTCGATCGTGCGCTACAACGAGATGTACCGCAAGAAAAAGGAAGAGGCCGAAGCCGCGGACGCGTGA
- the egtB gene encoding ergothioneine biosynthesis protein EgtB codes for MSLVETPRAGVSIPSQTQSALDRYRAVRAFTEMLCEPLVAEDYVVQSMTDVSPTKWHLAHTSWFFETFVLRPHAAGYTPLHPAYAYLFNSYYVQAGERHCRMQRGLLSRPTVEEVYAYRRYVDEHMAHLMETGNDLLMQDILPLIEVGLHHEQQHQELMLTDIKHVFSINPLYPVYRPYRSRPAGVLPALSWVPFEEGVYPVGHEGDGFYYDNEGPRHRCFAEPFALASRLTTNGEYQAFIEDGGYRRPELWLSAGWATRTEGHWEAPLYWERGDGGWQQFTLSGLQPVDPDEPVTHVSYFEADAFARWAGARLPTEQEWEIAASRQPLEGPFVDAGYYRPVRYAGAEDGPLLQLFGDVWQWTRSPYSPYPGYEPAPGALGEYNGKFMCNQFVLRGASCATSNSHARATYRNFFPPDARWQFSGIRLAR; via the coding sequence ATGTCTCTTGTTGAAACGCCGCGTGCCGGCGTGTCCATCCCGTCCCAGACGCAGTCCGCTCTGGATCGGTATCGCGCGGTGCGCGCCTTCACGGAAATGCTGTGCGAACCGCTGGTCGCGGAAGACTACGTCGTCCAGTCGATGACGGATGTCAGTCCGACCAAGTGGCACCTGGCGCACACCAGCTGGTTTTTTGAGACCTTCGTATTGCGTCCGCACGCCGCCGGCTATACGCCGCTGCATCCGGCCTACGCCTATCTGTTCAACTCCTACTACGTGCAGGCCGGAGAACGCCACTGCCGCATGCAGCGCGGGCTGCTGTCGCGGCCGACCGTCGAGGAGGTGTATGCCTACCGCCGGTATGTCGACGAGCACATGGCGCACCTCATGGAGACGGGGAACGACCTGTTGATGCAGGATATCCTGCCGCTCATCGAGGTCGGGCTGCACCACGAGCAGCAGCATCAGGAACTCATGCTCACCGACATCAAGCATGTGTTTTCGATCAATCCGCTCTACCCGGTTTACCGTCCGTACCGGAGTCGGCCGGCCGGCGTGCTGCCGGCCCTGTCGTGGGTGCCTTTCGAGGAGGGCGTCTACCCGGTCGGCCACGAGGGCGACGGGTTTTATTACGACAACGAAGGTCCGCGGCATCGCTGCTTCGCCGAGCCGTTCGCGCTGGCGTCGCGCCTGACGACCAACGGCGAGTACCAGGCGTTTATCGAGGACGGCGGCTACCGCCGGCCCGAACTCTGGCTCTCGGCCGGATGGGCCACGAGGACGGAGGGCCACTGGGAAGCGCCGCTCTACTGGGAGCGGGGGGACGGGGGCTGGCAGCAGTTCACCCTGAGCGGACTGCAGCCGGTGGATCCGGACGAACCCGTGACGCACGTCAGCTATTTCGAGGCCGACGCGTTTGCGCGCTGGGCCGGCGCCCGGCTGCCCACCGAGCAGGAGTGGGAGATCGCGGCCAGCCGGCAGCCTCTCGAGGGCCCCTTTGTCGATGCCGGCTACTACCGGCCCGTGCGGTATGCCGGCGCGGAGGACGGGCCGCTGCTCCAGCTGTTCGGGGATGTCTGGCAGTGGACGCGGAGCCCGTATTCACCCTATCCCGGCTATGAGCCGGCGCCGGGAGCGCTCGGGGAATACAACGGCAAATTCATGTGCAACCAGTTCGTGCTGCGGGGGGCATCCTGTGCCACCTCGAACTCCCACGCCCGCGCCACCTACCGCAACTTCTTCCCGCCCGACGCACGCTGGCAGTTCAGCGGCATCCGACTCGCGCGCTGA